A window from Neodiprion fabricii isolate iyNeoFabr1 chromosome 2, iyNeoFabr1.1, whole genome shotgun sequence encodes these proteins:
- the LOC124174652 gene encoding diuretic hormone 44, with translation MFLVNFLAAASVIGIVQSAPTSTYRRRDELADRPELLLFNQIHALEEADLGESDSGRSVGAARIKRLGSLSIVNPLDVLRERVILELTRRKMRQNQKQVDANRRIMQSIGKRAITDAVQLNSNEDSDPAGFMSSKADDFLYSYRIPETDLAPEDRSGQQHRQHLASDRGTERQQAWEALQESESDQTRRMGSELSLL, from the exons ATGTTTCTAGTCAACTTTCTTGCGGCAGCCTCAGTGATCGGCATCGTGCAATCCGCCCCAACATCGACGTATCGAAGAAGAGACGAGCTGGCCGATCGTCCAGAGTTGCTCCTCTTTAACCAAATTCACGCACTTGAG GAGGCGGATTTGGGTGAATCGGATTCAGGACGAAGTGTCGGAGCAGCGCGCATCAAGAGGCTGGGTTCCCTGTCGATAGTGAATCCTCTGGACGTTCTGAGAGAGCGTGTAATCCTCGAATTGACGCGCAGGAAGATGCGCCAGAACCAGAAACAGGTCGACGCAAATAGACGAATCATGCAGTCGATTGGAAAACGCGCGATCACCGACGCAGTCCAACTGAACTCGAACGAAGATTCCGATCCGGCCGGCTTCATGTCCTCAAAGGCAGATGATTTTCTCTACTCCTATCGCATTCCTGAAACTGATCTTGCACCCGAAGATCGCTCAGGTCAGCAACACCGGCAGCATCTTGCCTCCGACAGAGGCACGGAAAGGCAACAGGCTTGGGAAGCTTTGCAGGAATCAGAATCCGACCAAACGCGAAGA ATGGGCAGTGAATTAAGTCTGTTGTAA